From a single Pleurodeles waltl isolate 20211129_DDA chromosome 10, aPleWal1.hap1.20221129, whole genome shotgun sequence genomic region:
- the LOC138261006 gene encoding LOW QUALITY PROTEIN: carotenoid-cleaving dioxygenase, mitochondrial-like (The sequence of the model RefSeq protein was modified relative to this genomic sequence to represent the inferred CDS: substituted 1 base at 1 genomic stop codon) — MALMHQFRIEDGTVTYMSKFLQSDSYMTNQAYNRIVLSEFGTVALPDPCKSMFERFRSTFQFKATDNANINYTSYKGDYYVSTETNFMFKVDPNTLETKDKVDWSKFIAVNGATAHPHYDPDGTVFNMGNSYGKHGTSYNIIRVPPQKLDPSDTLEGAKVVCSIAPKDKMRPSYYHSFGMTANYIIFVEQPIKMDLMKMITSKITGKAVTDVMTWEPEEHTRFYITSKLSGELLPVKYLANAFATFHQINAFEDQGCIVFDICCQDSGDGVKLXMLQNLRKQGEGLDETYNMLSKSFPRRFVLPLVVDVNSPAGTDLNPLSYSTAMAVKTDDGTIWCTHENLHDESLEELGGLDFPCINYTKYSSKKYRFFYGFGIGHLVGDSLIKVDVETKATKVWRQTGFYPSEPVFVPLPDATEEDEGVILSVVITPNETNRTFLLLLDAKTFSEIGRAEVPVQIPCGFHGVFAAI, encoded by the coding sequence ATGGCTCTTATGCATCAGTTTCGGATTGAAGATGGCACTGTCACTTACATGAGCAAGTTTCTGCAGAGTGATTCTTATATGACGAACCAAGCCTACAACCGCATTGTGTTGTCAGAATTTGGAACCGTAGCCTTGCCGGACCCATGCAAGAGCATGTTTGAGCGTTTCAGGTCTACATTTCAGTTCAAAGCCACAGACAATGCCAATATAAATTACACTTCTTACAAAGGCGACTACTATGTTAGCACTGAAACTAACTTTATGTTTAAAGTGGATCCTAATACACTGGAAACCAAAGATAAGGTGGACTGGAGCAAATTTATCGCTGTGAATGGGGCGACAGCACATCCACATTATGATCCAGATGGGACTGTGTTCAACATGGGCAACTCGTATGGCAAGCACGGTACAAGTTACAACATTATCCGAGTCCCTCCACAGAAGTTGGACCCCAGCGATACACTTGAAGGGGCAAAAGTAGTTTGTTCCATTGCACCAAAAGACAAGATGAGACCTTCCTACTATCACAGTTTTGGCATGACAGCAAACTATATTATCTTCGTTGAACAGCCAATTAAGATGGATTTGATGAAAATGATCACCAGTAAAATTACCGGAAAGGCAGTGACGGACGTCATGACATGGGAACCCGAGGAGCACACGCGCTTCTACATCACCAGTAAACTGTCAGGGGAGCTTCTTCCTGTGAAGTATTTGGCAAATGCATTTGCAACCTTTCATCAGATCAATGCCTTTGAGGATCAGGGCTGCATCGTTTTTGATATCTGCTGTCAAGATAGCGGTGATGGTGTTAAGCTCTAGATGCTGCAAAACCTGAGGAAACAAGGTGAAGGTTTGGATGAGACTTACAACATGCTGTCGAAAAGCTTTCCGCGCAGGTTCGTCCTGCCGCTGGTCGTGGATGTGAACTCTCCTGCAGGAACAGATCTTAACCCCTTGTCATACTCTACGGCAATGGCTGTGAAGACAGATGATGGCACGATCTGGTGTACACACGAAAACCTGCATGATGAGTCGCTGGAAGAGTTGGGTGGTTTGGACTTCCCGTGTATAAATTATACCAAATACAGCTCAAAGAAATATCGTTTCTTCTACGGCTTTGGGATTGGACACCTTGTTGGAGATTCCCTTATAAAGGTGGACGTCGAGACCAAGGCGACAAAGGTTTGGAGACAGACAGGATTCTACCCTTCAGAGCCTGTTTTTGTGCCACTACCAGATGCAACAGAAGAGGATGAAGGAGTTATTCTGTCTGTTGTCATTACACCGAATGAGACTAATCGCACCTTTCTTCTCCTGCTGGATGCCAAGACCTTCTCTGAGATAGGCCGAGCAGAAGTGCCAGTGCAGATACCATGTGGCTTCCATGGCGTTTTTGCAGCCATTTGA